From the Macaca nemestrina isolate mMacNem1 chromosome 7, mMacNem.hap1, whole genome shotgun sequence genome, one window contains:
- the LOC105487630 gene encoding THAP domain-containing protein 10, with amino-acid sequence MPARCVAAHCGNTTKSGKSLFRFPKDRAVRLLWDRFVRGCRADWYGGNDRSVICSDHFAPACFDVSSVIQKNLRFSQRLRLVAGAVPTLHRVPAPASKGEEEKDQAGRPDTGGELQAARHSETVPDPVSCTRPRAGKQAAASQITCENEVVQTQPHADNPSNTVTSVPTHCEEGPVHKSTQISLKRPRHRSVGIQAKVKAFGKRLCNATTQTDELWSRASSLFDIYSSDSETDTDWDIKSEQSDLSYIAVQVKEETC; translated from the exons ATGCCGGCCCGTTGTGTGGCCGCCCACTGCGGCAACACCACCAAGTCTGGGAAGTCGCTGTTCCGCTTCCCCAAAGACCGGGCCGTGCGGCTGCTCTGGGACCGCTTCGTGCGGGGCTGCCGCGCCGACTGGTACGGAGGCAATGACCGCTCGGTCATCTGCTCTGACCACTTTGCCCCAGCCTGTTTTGACGTCTCTTCGGTTATCCAGAAGAACCTGCGCTTCTCCCAGCGCCTGAGGCTAGTGGCAGGCGCCGTGCCCACCCTGCACCGAGTGCCCGCCCCGGCATCTaagggggaagaggagaaagacCAAGCAGGCCGCCCGGACACGGGAGGAGAGCTCCAGGCAGCCAGGCATTCTGAGACTGTCCCAGATCCAGTCTCCTGTACACGTCCACGAGCTGGGAAGCAGGCTGCGGCTTCACAG attacGTGTGAAAATGAAGTTGTGCAAACCCAACCCCATGCTGATAATCCATCTAATACTGTCACTTCAGTACCTACTCACTGTGAAGAAGGCCCAGTGCATAAAAGTACACAAATTTCTTTGAAAAGGCCCCGTCACCGTAGTGTGG GTATTCAAGCCAAAGTGAAAGCGTTTGGAAAAAGACTGTGTAATGCAACTACTCAGACAGATGAATTGTGGTCTAGAGCTTCCTCTCTCTTTGACATTTACTCCAGTGATTCAGAAACAGATACAGACTGGGATATCAAGAGTGAACAGAGTGATTTGTCTTATATAGCTGTACAGGTGAAAGAAGAAACATGTTAA